Within the Saccharomonospora amisosensis genome, the region AGGAACTGCACGAGATCAAGGACTTCCTGCAGAGTCCGGGTCGCTACCAGGCGCTCGGCGCGAAGATCCCGAAGGGTGTGCTGCTCTACGGCCCGCCGGGTACCGGTAAGACCCTGCTCGCGCGTGCGGTGGCAGGCGAGGCCGGGGTGCCGTTCTACACCATCTCCGGCTCCGACTTCGTCGAGATGTTCGTCGGTGTCGGTGCCTCCCGGGTGCGTGACCTGTTCGAGCAGGCCAAGCAGAACGCGCCCTGCATCATCTTCGTCGACGAGATCGACGCGGTGGGCAGGCAGCGTGGCGCGGGCCTCGGCGGCGGCCACGACGAGCGGGAGCAGACGCTGAACCAGTTGCTCGTCGAGATGGACGGCTTCGACTCGCGCGGCGGCATCATCCTGATCGCCGCCACCAACCGCCCCGACATCCTCGACCCGGCGTTGCTGCGCCCCGGCCGGTTCGACCGGCAGATCCCGGTTTCCGCGCCTGACCTGCGTGGTCGCAGGGCGATCCTGGAGGTGCACGCCAAGGGCAAGCCGCTGGCCGAGGGAGCCGACCTCGACGCGCTCGCGAAGCGCACGGTGGGCATGTCGGGCGCCGACCTGGCCAACGTCATCAACGAGGCCGCGTTGCTCACCGCGAGACAGCACGGCACGGTCATCTCCGACGCGGCGCTCGAGGAGTCCGTGGACAGGGTGATCGGTGGCCCGGCGCGCAAGAGCCGGATCATCTCCGAGAAGGAGCGCAAGATCACCGCCTACCACGAGGGCGGGCACGCGCTCGCCGCGTGGGCCATGCCGGACATCGAACCGGTGTACAAGCTGACGATTCTGCCCCGTGGCCGCACGGGAGGGCACGCACTGGTCGTTCCCGAGGACGACAAGCAGCTGATGACCCGGTCGGAGATGATCGCGAGGCTGGTGTTCGCGATGGGCGGCCGCACGGCGGAAGAGCTCGTCTTCCACGAGCCGACAACCGGTGCCTCCTCCGACATCGAGCAGGCTACGAAGATCGCGAAGGCGATGGTCACCGAGTACGGCATGAGCCCGAGGCTCGGCGCCGTCAAGTACGGCCAGGATCAGGGCGACCCCTTCCTCGGCCGGTCGGCGGGCAGGCAGCCGGACTACTCGCTCGAGGTCGCGCACGAGATCGACGAGGAGGTGCGCAAGCTCATCGAGACGGCGCACACCGAGGCGTGGGAGGTGCTCAACACCTACCGCGACGTGCTCGACGACCTGGTGATGGAGGTGCTGGAGAAGGAGACCCTGCAGCGCAGGGACCTTGAGCGCATCTTCGCGACGGTGGAGAAGCGTCCCAGGATCACCGCGTTCAACGAGTTCGGCGAGCGGTTGCCCTCGGACAAACCGCCGATCAAGACGCCGC harbors:
- the ftsH gene encoding ATP-dependent zinc metalloprotease FtsH, which gives rise to MDRKRLLKNPLLWIVAVLLLYFLFSMMFDSDRGYTHVPTSQAVEQIRGGNITEANLEDKEQQLKLHLANPIEVDGQQVTQVITKFPAGASDQLYNSLINAGGDEQNVRFDTTVTQDSFITQLLIYMIPLGILLLLLMWMMNNAQGGGNRVLNFGKSKAKQLNKDMPKTTFSDVAGADEAVEELHEIKDFLQSPGRYQALGAKIPKGVLLYGPPGTGKTLLARAVAGEAGVPFYTISGSDFVEMFVGVGASRVRDLFEQAKQNAPCIIFVDEIDAVGRQRGAGLGGGHDEREQTLNQLLVEMDGFDSRGGIILIAATNRPDILDPALLRPGRFDRQIPVSAPDLRGRRAILEVHAKGKPLAEGADLDALAKRTVGMSGADLANVINEAALLTARQHGTVISDAALEESVDRVIGGPARKSRIISEKERKITAYHEGGHALAAWAMPDIEPVYKLTILPRGRTGGHALVVPEDDKQLMTRSEMIARLVFAMGGRTAEELVFHEPTTGASSDIEQATKIAKAMVTEYGMSPRLGAVKYGQDQGDPFLGRSAGRQPDYSLEVAHEIDEEVRKLIETAHTEAWEVLNTYRDVLDDLVMEVLEKETLQRRDLERIFATVEKRPRITAFNEFGERLPSDKPPIKTPRELAMERGEPWPPEPETEPEPEPRPEPAPVGGPYGGHEVPGGAQQGMPEPPANPSSYNPYAPPSGDYPNGARRTNGGQGHGARGHGGGSGGGGADSRPQPYGGGRQGRNAGPPNYGAPPGWTPATKPDRAGQPWRYDPPRQEQSGHERGGDEQDGQHR